The Procambarus clarkii isolate CNS0578487 chromosome 37, FALCON_Pclarkii_2.0, whole genome shotgun sequence genome window below encodes:
- the LOC123765727 gene encoding uncharacterized protein, which translates to MSQDSGLSRSCGKSGARENVSGGSQGLLLQHCKIRFDVWANPNIHSELRGLCGIPDKNTGNDFTTRNNVPYNPTLNAPVVFAESWKTPDQTNPACRAAGRRRRSINTESQATFKQCQQDNVSWKRMLALCQQTVGGAKSNGQGASGELSQVLVGKTTTRE; encoded by the exons ATGTCTCAGGATTCTGGGCTCTCAAGGTCTTGTGGAAAGTCTGGCGCCAGGGAGAATGTCTCAGGGGGCTCTCAAGGTCTTTTG CTCCAGCACTGCAAGATTCGCTTCGACGTGTGGGCCAACCCTAATATTCATTCTGAGCTTCGCGGCTTGTGTGGTATTCCGGACAAGAACACTGGCAACGACTTCACTACTAGGAACAACGTGCCGTACAACCCTACGCTCAACGCCCCTGTTGTGTTCGCTGAGTCCTGGAAG ACACCGGACCAGACCAACCCCGCCTGCAGAGCCGCCGGGAGACGCAGGAGATCCATCAACACG GAGTCTCAAGCAACGTTCAAACAATGCCAGCAGGACAATGTTTCATGGAAGAGAATGTTggcactgtgccagcagactgttggTGGGGCAAAATCCAATGGCCAGGGTGCCTCTGGGGAGCTCAGCCAGGTGCTTGTGGGTAAGACTACCACCAGGGAATAG